CACCAAAACGTATTTGAAAATGAGGCTGACTTCTGCTGCATCAAAACCAGACCTACCTGACCGATGCTGAGCATAGTCTGGACTCCCTGCTGAGCATGGACCAATGCACCGTGTTCACTCCATAACCTGTGCAACACCTGGAGGGAAGCTTTGGGCCACTTGTCACTTCCCCCTTCCAGCCTTGATACAAGCTCATCCCCAGAGAGGTTCCCCTTCCCAGCGGACCTGAGGATGCAAATGTAAACTATGACACATAGGAGCTCTTACAATGTGCTCCTTTGTTTATGACTTAGACGTCTGCATTGAGCAAAGTAAAAACGAAACAATGATGATACCTGAACGTTAGCAACAGGTATCTAATCATgttctgcagagcttcatggTCCTGCGTGACACCAGTCCTCTGAAATCTCTGCCCAGAACAACAGAACACAGCTTGTGAAAGAGGAACTTGAGAAGATGGGTCActtgaagtaaaaaaaagaattctAAGGAAAGACTGACTCACAGCAGAAATTTCAGCTGAATCTACCCCTCTAGTTTGCCCTTGAAGATAAATCAGAATGTGCTGACCCTGTGAAGATTAGAAAGATTGTTATCAGAACTACAGCAAAACCATCATCCTGTGTAGTGCATGGTTGCTAAAAGTGCAACAGAAACAACTAATAAGAGGTTTGCTCTACAGCTTCACAAGCTTCATGaaaattcaagattcaaaaaactttattgatcccagagggaaattattttgcacactttgatcgctgtcataGATGGAGGTACACAAGAAGGACGGAAGCTTAAAAATAGAATGCTAACTGTGTTACTACGTGTTCCTGACTAAAAGTATTACAGACAGTGTGTGGCCTGTGATTCTCTTCATTAAATTCTTAATTAAGTACACCAAttctttattaggtacaccggTTATTACTTACAACATCAGCCAACAGCTCTGGAGAAAGCTGAGAGATGTTGTCCACAACACGGTTGATTCCTGAAATGCAGAAGTGACGCATTTGTTATCACTTTCCCATACTTCCCTGGATTCACTGGTCCCAATGATCGTTAGTAAAGCTGCCATGTGCCTCTAATTATGGTGATATATGAGACATCGCTGCTGTACTA
This genomic interval from Betta splendens chromosome 21, fBetSpl5.4, whole genome shotgun sequence contains the following:
- the commd6 gene encoding COMM domain-containing protein 6 — encoded protein: MPPGEESNGINRVVDNISQLSPELLADVGQHILIYLQGQTRGVDSAEISARFQRTGVTQDHEALQNMIRYLLLTFRSAGKGNLSGDELVSRLEGGSDKWPKASLQVLHRLWSEHGALVHAQQGVQTMLSIGQLVDMQWRLGMAVSSDTCRSLNSPYVSLLLKVAEPSGQICQRSFEMTIPQFRNFHKQFKEMAAVMETV